The bacterium sequence CCAGCTCGATCTCTTCTTCGAGCACGAGTCGTCCGGCGTCGAAGGCACGCGCCTCCGGCATCGAGACGCCCTCCTCCGCGGCCTTCCGCTCGATCCCGTGGGTCCGGGCGTGGGCGTACTGGACGTAGTAGGCGGGGTTCTTCCGCCAGTTCTTGTCCTTCGCCAGTTCGAGATCGAAGTCGAGGTGGCCCTCGGGCTTCCGCTCGATCATGAAGAAGCGGAACACGTCGGCGCCGACGTCTTCCACGAGTTCGTCGACCGTCACGAAGGTCGCCTTGCGCGTCGACTGCTTGACGCGCTCCCCGCCGCTCGTGATCGTGACGAACTGGTGCATCACCAGCTCGACGCGGCTTCCGTCGACCCCGAGCACGTCCGTCGCCTCGCGTACGAAGGGGAACTGCTCGATGTGATCTGCGCCCTGTACGTCGATCACGCGATCGAAGCCGCGCCGGAACTTCTCCCGGTGGTAGGCAATGTCCGGCATCAGGTAGGTCGGCTCGCCGCTGCTCTTGATCACGACGCGGTCGCGGTCGAGGCCGCGCGCGGTCGCCTTGAACCAGGTCGCGCCGTCGGCGTCGTAGATCAGGCCGGCTTCGCGGAGGTCCGTGATCGCTTCTTCGAGCTTGCCCTCGTCGTAGAGACTGCGCTCGTTGTAGTAGACGTCGAACTCGATGCCGATCCGCCCGAGCGTCTCTTCGATGTCCTCGAAGATCACCCGCTGGGCCTCGTCCCGGAAGCGCCCTTCGCCGGGCTCGTCCACCAGTCCCTCGCCTTCCGCCTCACGGAGACCGGCGGCGATGTCGGCGATGTAGTCGCCCTGGTAGCCGTCCTTCGGGAAGGCGACCGGCAGGCCGTCGACCTCGTCGACCCAGTTCTTCTCCGGGTCTTCGAGGGCCGCGGGGGGCGGCGGCGCCGCGAGGCCCAGGCTCTCGAGGTACCGGGCCTTCACCGAGTCGCCGAGCACGCGCATCTGACGGCCACCGTCGTTGAAGTAGTACTCGCGGGTGACGTCCCAGCCCGTCGCCTCGAGCAGGCGCGCAATGCAGTCGCCGAGGATGCCCTGGCGACCGTGGCCCGTGGAGAGCGGTCCCGTCGGATTCGCCGAGACGAACTCGACCTGGACCTTCGGTCGGGCATCGCCGGACTTCGCGGCGGCGACTTCGGCGGACTCGGACTGCCCGTAGCGATCGCCGGCTTCGATGATGTCGTGCAGCAGGTCCTGCCAGCCCGACTCGGCGAGCTTCACGTTCAGGAAGCCAGGACCGGCGACGTCGAGGTTCGACACGAGCCCACCCGCGTCTCCGAGACGTACCTTGAGATCCTCGGCGATGTCGCGCGGCTTCTGCTTCAGGCGCTTCGCGAGGAGCATGGCAGCGTTGCACGAGTAGTCGCCGTGCTCCTTCTGCCGCGGAACCTCGATCGCGAAGTCCGGCAACGGATCGGCATCCCCTGCCGCGTCGAGCAACGCCCGGAGCGCCTTCTCGATCTCCGTCCGCAACGCTTCCTTCACCTGAATCGTCCTTCGTCCGCCCGCGCTCGGCGCGGGATCCGTCTCTACTTTGGGTTCTGCGGGGACGCCTGGGCGGGCTCGAGGGTGGGAACGAACCGGAACACCACCTCACCCGGAAGCGCCAGGTCCATTTCTTCCCGGATCGCCCGATCGATTGCGGTGGGGTCCGCCTCGAGCAGCTCGATCTCGCGGGCGAGCGAGTCGTTCTGTGCCACGAGCACGTCCACCCGGCCCGATGCATCCGCGAGGTCGCCGCGAAGCTCGAGCCAGATCCCCACACCACTGTCGCGATCGAGGAGCGCCGTCATCGCGAGCACCACGATGATCAACGTACCCAGGCCAACCGCCTTCACCCACTCCCCCTTCACCCGGGGCCGCAGCCGGTCGCGCGCGGCCGGCTCGTAGCGGCAACACCCCGAATTGACGGAGTATCCCCGAACTCAGCATCCGATCCTCGTGTCGGCAGGCGAACGAGGCGCGCTTCCCGCCCCGGTCTCCCGAGCGTGCGTGAATCGTCGGTCAGCGCCGGAGGGTACCGAATCCGTCCCCAAAGGGCTCGTCACGGAGCCGATGGAAGGGGCCGAGGGGGGCCGTCAGGCGCCGCGGTCCTCGATCACGTCCTGCAGGCGCTGGACGTGCTCGGGCGCGTCCCACTCCCGGGGGCCGACGTAGCGCTCGACGACCCGCCCCTGCCGGTCGATCAGGAGCGACTCGGGCACCCCCATCGTCTGGTACGACTGGTAGACGGCCTGGTCGAGGTCGAGGACGATCGGGAACGAGAGTGCGTATTCGTCCTGGAAGCCCTGGACGAGGCTCTCGTCGTCGTCGATCGCGACCGCGACCATCTCGAACTCGTCGCGGGGCAGCAGCCCGTAGAGGCGCTCCATCGCGGGCATCTCGCTCTCGCAGGGCTCGCACCAGGTCGCCCAGAAGTTCACCAGGACCACGCGGCCCCGGAGATCCGAGAGCGCCAGCCGCGATTCCGCCGTCCCCTCCGCCGAACCGAGCACACGAAGCTCGAAGGCGGGCGCGCTCGAGCCGCGCGCCAGCGGCGGCGCGCCGGCGTCGACCTGGAGAATCGCGACGACCGCCAGGACGACGACCGCCGCGCCCAGCACGAGGCTGACCGCGGCGGATACGGGACGCTTCTCCCCGCTCTCGAGGGGCGTCTGTTCGCCGGCGTCGCCGCTCAGGCGTCGCTCTCGGCCGCAGCACCGGCGTCGGCGCCGCGATCCACCAGTTCGATGATCGACATCGGCGCCGCATCACCCGGCCGCTGACCCAGCTTGATCACGCGGGTGTAGCCGCCGGGCCGGTCCTTGTAGCGATCGGCCAGCTCGTCGAAGACCTTCGCAGTCACTTCCTTGCTGCGGATCGTGCGCAGGGCGTTGCGGCGCGCGTGGAGCGTGCCCTTCTTGCCGAGGGAGATCATCCGCTCGGCGACGCCGCGCAGCTCCTTCGCCTTCGCGTCGGTCGTGCGGATCTGCTCGTGTTCGAGGAGCGACGTGACCATGTTCCGGAAGAGCGCCTTCCGGTGGGCGCTCGTGCGTCCGAGCTTTCGTCCGGTCTTGCGATGGTTCATGATTCTTTCCTACTCGCTGAAGGCTCTAGGCCTCGCGCTGCTCCCGCATCCGCTCGAGATCCTTTCGCGGAGGCAGGTTGTCGATCGTCATCCCCAGCGAGAGTCCGAGCGCACCGAGCGTCTCCTTGATCTCGTTCAGGGACTTCCGACCGAAGTTCTTGGTCTTGAGCATCTCGGCTTCGGTCTTCTGGACCAGCTCGCCGATGAAGCGGATGTTGGCGTTCTGCAGGCAGTTCGCCGACCGGACGGAGAGCTCGAGCTCGTCGACCGACTTGAAGAGGTTCGGGTTGAGCGGCTCGGGCTCGTCGATGAGGGCCTGAGGCGCTTCCGCCTGCTCTTCGAAGTTGATGAAGATCGACAGCTGCTCCTTGAGGATCTTCGCCGCGAAGGCGATGGCGTCCGCGGGATCGATCGCGCCGTCGGTCCAGAGCTCCAGGTTCAGCCGGTCGAAATCGGTCTCGCGACCGACACGGGCGGGCGTGACCGTGTAGTTCACGCGGCGGATCGGCGAGAAGACCGAGTCGATCGGGATCGTGCCGATCGGCATGTCTTCGGTCTTGTTCTTGTCGGCGAGGACGTAGCCCTTCCCGAGACCGACGGTCGCCTCGAGTTCGAGCTCGGAGTCCGGACCGAGGGTGCAGATCTTGTGCTCGGGGTTCATGATCTCGACCGTCTGGTCGTCCGAGGTGAAGTCACCGGCAGTGACCTGCCCCGCTCCCGCCTTGCGCAGGCGGATCGTCTTCGGGCCCTCGGCGTTCATCCGGACGCGCACGTCCTTGAGGTTCAGAACGACGGTCGCGACGTCTTCCATGACGCCCGGGATCGTCGAGAACTCGTGCAGCACGCCGTCGATCCGGATGCTCGTGATCGCCGCGCCCTGGAGCGACGAGAGCAGCACGCGGCGAAGCGCGTTGCCGAGCGTCGTGCCGAAGCCACGCTCGAGCGGCTCGCAGAAGAAGCGTCCGTAGGTCGAGGTCAGCGTATCCTCTTCCACGTCGAGACGACGCGGTCGAATCAGCTCCCGCCAATTGCGCGCGATGACATCATCCTGCATCGGAATCCCCTTGTTCGTTTTCGCCCTTCATCGGCGTACCGACTCGGACTCGCCCCCGTTACGGGCAGGAGCGACGAGTTGTGTTGCGACGGAGCGCTGAGGCGTCCGTCCAGGTCGTATCGCGAGATCGCAGCGCTCGAGCTGAAAGCGAATACAGCCCTGAGCCCAGCGATAGCGCCTTCGGCGCTATCGCGAATAAAGTTCCACGATCAGCTGCTCGTCGATCGGGAGCGTGATGTCCTCGCGGTTCGGCATCGCCTTCACCACGCCCTGCATCTCGTCCTTCTCGATCTCGAGCCACTGCGGGACCGCGCGGCCTTCCATCGTCTCGAGCGCACCGCTGATGCGCTCCACCTTCTTCGATCGATCGCGAACGCTGATCACCCAACCGGGCTTGACCAGCATGCTCGGCGAGTGCGCCTTGCGACCGTTGACCTTGAAGTGGCCGTGCTTCACGAGCTGACGAGCTTCCGCACGCGAGGTCGTGTAGCCGAGGCGGTAGATGACGTTGTCGAGGCGGCGCTCGAGGAGCATGAGGAGGTTCTCGCCGGAGCGGCCCTTCATGCGCGAGGCCTGGTCGTAGGTCGCGCGGAACTGCTTCTCGAGCAGGCCGTACATGCGCTTTACCTTCTGCTTCTCACGCAGCTGCACGCCGTAGTCCGAGAAGCGCACACGGCCCTGGCCATGCTGGCCCGGGGGGTACGCGCGGCGCTCGATGGCGCACTTCTCGGTGAAGCAGCGGTCGCCCTTCAGGAAGAGCTTCGTGCCCTCGCGGCGACAGAGACGACAGACGGAACCGGTATATCGTGCCATGGATTGTTCGCTCTAGACTCGGCGCCGCTTCGGGGGGCGGCAGCCGTTGTGGGGAATCGGGGTGACGTCGCGGATCATGGTGATCTTCATGCCCGCGGCCTGGAGCGCGCGGAGCGCGGACTCGCGACCGCCGCCCGGGCCCTTGACGTAGACGCCGAGCGAGCGAACGCCGTGCTCCTGCGCCTTCTTCGCGGCTTCCTCGGCTGCGATCTGCGCAGCGAAGGGCGTGGACTTCTTCGAGCCCTTGAAGCCCTGCTGTCCGCAGCTCGCCCAGGAGATCGCGTTCCCGCCGACGTCCGTGATCGTGATGACCGTGTTGTTGAACGTCGACTGGATGTGGGCGATCCCGGACTGGATGTTCTTCTTGACCTTCTTCTTCTTGGCGACCATGTCTCTCTATCTCCGCGCTGCGCGCTCTCGGCTCTCTCTGGGCAAGAGGGCAGGCTCCGGCTACTTCTTGGCGATCTTCTTGCCGGCGATCGTCTTGGCCGGGCCCTTGCGCGTGCGCGCGTTCGTATGCGTTCGCTGACCACGAACAGGAAGCCCACGGCGGTGTCGAAGCCCGCGGTAGCAGCCGATGTCCATCAGCATCTTGATGTTCTGGTTCACTTCGCGGCGGAGGTCACCCTCGACCTTGTAGTTGCTCTCGATGATCTCGCGGAGCTTGATCGTCTCGGCTTCCGAGAGGAGCTCGGTCTTCGAGCCGGGCTCGATTCCCGCGGCTTCGCAGATATCGAGGGCGGTCTTTCGACCGACGCCGTAGATGTACGTGAGCGAGATTTCGATCCGCTTGTTTCGCGGGAGATCGACGCCTGC is a genomic window containing:
- the argS gene encoding arginine--tRNA ligase, with the protein product MKEALRTEIEKALRALLDAAGDADPLPDFAIEVPRQKEHGDYSCNAAMLLAKRLKQKPRDIAEDLKVRLGDAGGLVSNLDVAGPGFLNVKLAESGWQDLLHDIIEAGDRYGQSESAEVAAAKSGDARPKVQVEFVSANPTGPLSTGHGRQGILGDCIARLLEATGWDVTREYYFNDGGRQMRVLGDSVKARYLESLGLAAPPPPAALEDPEKNWVDEVDGLPVAFPKDGYQGDYIADIAAGLREAEGEGLVDEPGEGRFRDEAQRVIFEDIEETLGRIGIEFDVYYNERSLYDEGKLEEAITDLREAGLIYDADGATWFKATARGLDRDRVVIKSSGEPTYLMPDIAYHREKFRRGFDRVIDVQGADHIEQFPFVREATDVLGVDGSRVELVMHQFVTITSGGERVKQSTRKATFVTVDELVEDVGADVFRFFMIERKPEGHLDFDLELAKDKNWRKNPAYYVQYAHARTHGIERKAAEEGVSMPEARAFDAGRLVLEEEIELVKKLATFPEVVANAAEAREPHHIAYYLREVAGLWNPYLQDGDKHRVLSDDAGLSAARLGLALAIRNVLASGLGLLGISAPERM
- a CDS encoding septum formation initiator family protein, producing MKAVGLGTLIIVVLAMTALLDRDSGVGIWLELRGDLADASGRVDVLVAQNDSLAREIELLEADPTAIDRAIREEMDLALPGEVVFRFVPTLEPAQASPQNPK
- a CDS encoding TlpA family protein disulfide reductase is translated as MLGAAVVVLAVVAILQVDAGAPPLARGSSAPAFELRVLGSAEGTAESRLALSDLRGRVVLVNFWATWCEPCESEMPAMERLYGLLPRDEFEMVAVAIDDDESLVQGFQDEYALSFPIVLDLDQAVYQSYQTMGVPESLLIDRQGRVVERYVGPREWDAPEHVQRLQDVIEDRGA
- the rplQ gene encoding 50S ribosomal protein L17 — encoded protein: MNHRKTGRKLGRTSAHRKALFRNMVTSLLEHEQIRTTDAKAKELRGVAERMISLGKKGTLHARRNALRTIRSKEVTAKVFDELADRYKDRPGGYTRVIKLGQRPGDAAPMSIIELVDRGADAGAAAESDA
- a CDS encoding DNA-directed RNA polymerase subunit alpha, producing MQDDVIARNWRELIRPRRLDVEEDTLTSTYGRFFCEPLERGFGTTLGNALRRVLLSSLQGAAITSIRIDGVLHEFSTIPGVMEDVATVVLNLKDVRVRMNAEGPKTIRLRKAGAGQVTAGDFTSDDQTVEIMNPEHKICTLGPDSELELEATVGLGKGYVLADKNKTEDMPIGTIPIDSVFSPIRRVNYTVTPARVGRETDFDRLNLELWTDGAIDPADAIAFAAKILKEQLSIFINFEEQAEAPQALIDEPEPLNPNLFKSVDELELSVRSANCLQNANIRFIGELVQKTEAEMLKTKNFGRKSLNEIKETLGALGLSLGMTIDNLPPRKDLERMREQREA
- the rpsD gene encoding 30S ribosomal protein S4 is translated as MARYTGSVCRLCRREGTKLFLKGDRCFTEKCAIERRAYPPGQHGQGRVRFSDYGVQLREKQKVKRMYGLLEKQFRATYDQASRMKGRSGENLLMLLERRLDNVIYRLGYTTSRAEARQLVKHGHFKVNGRKAHSPSMLVKPGWVISVRDRSKKVERISGALETMEGRAVPQWLEIEKDEMQGVVKAMPNREDITLPIDEQLIVELYSR
- the rpsK gene encoding 30S ribosomal protein S11 encodes the protein MVAKKKKVKKNIQSGIAHIQSTFNNTVITITDVGGNAISWASCGQQGFKGSKKSTPFAAQIAAEEAAKKAQEHGVRSLGVYVKGPGGGRESALRALQAAGMKITMIRDVTPIPHNGCRPPKRRRV
- the rpsM gene encoding 30S ribosomal protein S13 codes for the protein MARIAGVDLPRNKRIEISLTYIYGVGRKTALDICEAAGIEPGSKTELLSEAETIKLREIIESNYKVEGDLRREVNQNIKMLMDIGCYRGLRHRRGLPVRGQRTHTNARTRKGPAKTIAGKKIAKK